The following proteins come from a genomic window of Gynuella sunshinyii YC6258:
- a CDS encoding alginate O-acetyltransferase AlgX-related protein, which translates to MNVVLRYVLSGWVLTSLATFGWSLEYRVEPCCRPCPQLDDPASYDTSFLQMFQTLVSGQDDWLFRSEVELATQFGPDGQGYADFGRLVRAFAAHDVQLALIYQPTRGLMHADKLNPADKRRFAYNVAAGNYAQALAQFRAGGAIVPDFTELFSQTSDPDKEFFFRRDHHWTPYGAEAAAKVVADAVKSTALYRQLPRQEFSTRRSGLIGKRGTLQMAFSRLCGVEFADQYVDEYTTEPASISSDAGGLFGDDTLPVVTLVGTSNSRSAVQLNFDGFLKQYLQTDILNVAKAGAGLDGAMLEYLPSDEFQQSPPKLLLWEVPSYYSLQDEMFYREAIPLIDNGCVGKPTEFSAQKTLQPGSNEILFNGGGQFRELNSAGLVADIQFSDPSIRELEASVWYINGRKERVHLERPAKISTQGRFVFELKSDPEWRHFKFLSLEVEMAPDYHGSTTVSAQLCQQNSVTQGGLS; encoded by the coding sequence ATGAACGTGGTTTTGAGATATGTGCTGAGTGGATGGGTTCTCACATCCCTGGCAACGTTTGGATGGAGTCTCGAATATCGTGTGGAGCCCTGTTGCCGGCCATGTCCGCAACTGGATGACCCAGCCAGCTATGATACGTCTTTTTTGCAGATGTTTCAGACGCTGGTCAGCGGACAGGATGACTGGCTGTTTCGCAGCGAGGTTGAACTGGCCACCCAGTTTGGCCCCGATGGTCAGGGCTACGCCGATTTCGGGCGATTGGTACGGGCCTTTGCCGCTCACGATGTCCAGTTGGCATTGATCTACCAGCCTACCCGGGGGCTGATGCATGCAGATAAGCTCAACCCCGCCGACAAGCGACGGTTTGCCTATAATGTGGCAGCGGGTAACTATGCTCAGGCGCTGGCTCAGTTTCGTGCCGGTGGTGCGATTGTGCCGGATTTTACCGAGTTGTTCAGTCAGACCAGCGATCCGGATAAAGAATTCTTCTTTCGCCGTGATCACCACTGGACGCCATACGGTGCTGAAGCGGCTGCAAAGGTGGTTGCTGATGCTGTGAAATCCACGGCGCTGTACCGGCAGTTACCGCGACAGGAATTTTCCACCCGTCGCAGTGGCCTGATTGGTAAACGCGGCACGCTGCAAATGGCGTTCAGTCGCTTGTGTGGTGTTGAATTTGCCGATCAGTATGTGGACGAATACACCACTGAACCAGCTTCCATCAGCAGCGATGCCGGTGGTTTGTTTGGTGATGACACCCTGCCAGTGGTTACGTTGGTTGGTACCAGTAACAGTAGAAGTGCCGTACAACTGAATTTTGATGGTTTCCTGAAACAGTATCTGCAAACCGATATTCTTAATGTGGCAAAAGCGGGTGCCGGGTTGGATGGCGCAATGCTGGAGTATCTGCCCAGTGATGAATTTCAGCAGTCACCGCCCAAACTGTTGCTATGGGAAGTACCTTCATATTACAGCCTGCAGGATGAAATGTTTTATCGCGAGGCAATTCCGCTGATCGACAATGGCTGTGTTGGCAAGCCGACAGAATTCTCTGCACAGAAGACCCTACAGCCGGGAAGCAATGAAATACTGTTTAATGGTGGCGGTCAGTTCAGAGAATTGAACAGTGCCGGGCTGGTTGCAGATATTCAGTTCAGTGATCCCAGTATCCGTGAACTGGAGGCAAGTGTCTGGTACATCAATGGTCGTAAAGAACGAGTACATCTTGAACGTCCGGCCAAAATTTCCACTCAGGGGCGTTTTGTGTTTGAACTGAAATCTGATCCTGAATGGCGGCATTTCAAGTTTTTGTCACTGGAAGTTGAAATGGCACCGGACTATCACGGTTCAACCACGGTGTCCGCTCAATTATGTCAGCAAAACTCTGTGACCCAAGGGGGCCTGTCATGA
- a CDS encoding alginate O-acetyltransferase: MLTIIQRLGVIGFLLVMSGLGIWSLSQMTVNGSNGANRFVDGQWRQQFEQQYTETFPVRPFATSLWAAIQYTLFAEGRQGVVVGSSDWLFSQEEFGGYADFDHRLQQQYQRILAVRDYLRVKDIDLAILIVPAKARVYSEYLGKHKPSDQQQALYQQVHEFLAAQSIVAPELLPVFIQQKVSQQLFFKTDTHWTPTGADLAATVMATTAAKYFPDIHSGSQQFQTESGELLEHRGDLLNFIPLSPYFTALGPGPELLRQQQTMAQNSGSDLFSDQRVDVALVGTSYSANKLWNFAGYLKQHLGMDLVNYAEQGHGPMLPMIDYLESDDFVEAPPKLVIWEFPERYLSMPDDLSGYRLPFSMVTGG; this comes from the coding sequence ATGTTGACGATTATACAGCGTCTGGGAGTTATCGGGTTTTTACTGGTGATGTCAGGACTGGGTATCTGGAGTCTATCGCAAATGACCGTTAATGGCTCGAACGGTGCAAACCGGTTTGTGGATGGTCAATGGCGTCAGCAGTTCGAACAGCAGTATACGGAAACCTTTCCGGTGCGTCCGTTTGCCACCAGTCTGTGGGCGGCGATCCAATACACACTGTTTGCTGAAGGTCGTCAGGGCGTGGTGGTCGGGTCATCTGACTGGTTGTTCAGCCAGGAAGAATTTGGCGGTTATGCCGATTTCGACCACCGACTGCAACAACAGTATCAGCGCATTCTGGCGGTACGTGATTATCTTCGAGTCAAAGATATTGATCTCGCCATATTGATCGTTCCGGCCAAAGCCAGAGTGTATTCAGAATACCTTGGCAAACACAAACCGTCAGACCAACAGCAGGCACTTTATCAGCAGGTGCATGAGTTTCTCGCGGCGCAGTCAATCGTTGCTCCTGAGTTGCTGCCAGTCTTTATTCAACAGAAAGTCTCGCAGCAGCTCTTTTTTAAGACAGATACTCATTGGACTCCGACGGGTGCGGATCTGGCCGCTACCGTTATGGCGACAACGGCAGCAAAATATTTTCCCGATATCCATTCCGGATCGCAGCAGTTTCAGACTGAATCCGGTGAGCTGTTGGAGCACCGTGGTGATCTGCTCAATTTCATTCCCCTGAGTCCTTATTTTACTGCCCTTGGCCCCGGGCCTGAGTTGTTACGTCAGCAACAAACTATGGCACAGAACAGCGGTAGTGACTTGTTCTCAGATCAACGTGTCGACGTTGCGTTGGTCGGCACCAGTTACAGCGCCAATAAATTATGGAATTTTGCTGGTTATTTAAAACAGCATTTGGGTATGGATCTGGTGAATTATGCCGAACAGGGTCATGGCCCCATGTTACCCATGATCGACTATTTGGAATCTGATGATTTTGTTGAAGCGCCCCCAAAACTGGTGATCTGGGAGTTTCCGGAGCGCTATCTGTCGATGCCGGATGATCTGTCGGGTTATCGACTGCCTTTTTCAATGGTGACAGGAGGATAA
- a CDS encoding alginate O-acetyltransferase AlgF has protein sequence MKVLTSIKRAFSGWLLLMLVSTPVLADEAALYAGDAPAGSAFVRLFNALAATVEDVDLGGKDAGDAEPMGSTEYVYLPPGNHALNSSAGHLNATLEADQYYTVVVVPGQPLTLIKDQPLGSQRKALLSFYNLLDQNELSLKTTDGSTTVFSATAFLQSANVEVNAIKVSLTAYLNDARLLDAEPVSLQRGRAFSLFAVGTADQPRLVWVENKVNADL, from the coding sequence ATGAAGGTTTTGACATCGATCAAACGAGCATTTTCTGGTTGGCTGCTGCTGATGCTGGTCAGTACGCCGGTTCTGGCCGATGAAGCGGCATTATACGCCGGCGATGCTCCTGCTGGTTCTGCCTTTGTCCGGTTGTTCAATGCATTGGCTGCAACGGTGGAAGATGTTGATCTGGGTGGCAAAGATGCGGGAGACGCCGAGCCGATGGGTAGTACGGAATATGTATATTTGCCACCTGGCAATCATGCCCTGAACAGTTCTGCCGGTCATCTGAATGCGACGCTCGAAGCGGATCAGTATTACACCGTGGTAGTGGTTCCCGGTCAGCCATTGACACTGATCAAAGACCAACCGTTGGGCAGTCAGCGTAAAGCACTGCTGAGTTTCTATAATCTGCTGGATCAAAACGAACTGAGTCTGAAAACCACCGATGGTTCGACCACAGTGTTTTCTGCAACTGCTTTTTTGCAATCCGCCAATGTTGAGGTCAATGCCATCAAAGTCTCGCTGACCGCTTATCTGAATGACGCCCGTCTGCTGGATGCCGAGCCGGTGAGTTTGCAGCGTGGCCGGGCTTTCAGTCTGTTTGCCGTGGGAACTGCGGATCAGCCGAGATTGGTGTGGGTGGAAAATAAAGTCAATGCGGATCTTTAG